From a region of the Synechococcus sp. RS9916 genome:
- a CDS encoding surface carbohydrate biosynthesis protein, whose translation MFVVITYEILNREAPFISALTSQFKRDGISAIVLHQQHLVPILRFLPKCFIIFKSADHGRLPWYKLAKKYLHTVSCFDSEGLFVHPKDFTKVRISSDVYELLDIYFICGVYQKGLLTNAPSFDASKSLVVGSPSIDFLKSLNIFERGVPKFDIGILTGFGGYNHRGGHDYRLLVQSIKNTPFTKQELSDINEYIDTARRALFEYVDLVSNICKKYSQLKILIRVHPSECPKRWKCLEEQFPQQISVDSTGTIFEFLNKTNLIVSFKSTVSLEALALKKPIISYAPSSIDPNNIFYPNNEPSNLSLLVTERSDLFSYIDAIVSNEYKTISLPTPPSALQTADSICEGFSSCTYSSVTYLVSYITEHFQPSRLSIINRILLCYISVLCFFSHVFLIVRRPKSYLLYGRSKIGSRLKLAGLSPDKSNPFSLILAFVTRTIIT comes from the coding sequence GTGTTCGTTGTCATAACTTATGAAATTCTTAACAGAGAGGCTCCTTTCATCTCAGCACTCACCTCTCAATTCAAGCGTGATGGTATATCTGCTATTGTTTTGCATCAACAGCACTTAGTCCCTATCCTTCGCTTCCTTCCAAAGTGTTTTATAATTTTTAAAAGCGCCGATCATGGGAGACTTCCATGGTATAAACTCGCTAAGAAATATTTGCATACTGTCAGTTGCTTTGATTCTGAAGGCCTTTTCGTACATCCTAAAGACTTCACTAAAGTGCGCATTTCCTCAGATGTATATGAACTCTTAGACATTTATTTCATATGTGGAGTTTATCAAAAAGGTTTATTAACTAATGCCCCTTCTTTTGATGCTTCTAAGTCACTAGTCGTTGGTTCTCCATCAATTGATTTTCTTAAATCCTTAAATATTTTCGAACGCGGTGTTCCAAAGTTTGACATTGGTATCCTGACTGGCTTTGGCGGTTACAATCATCGTGGTGGCCACGACTATCGCCTTTTAGTTCAATCAATTAAAAATACTCCTTTTACTAAACAAGAATTGTCAGATATTAATGAGTACATTGATACAGCTAGACGTGCCCTTTTTGAATATGTTGATTTGGTTTCCAATATTTGTAAAAAATATTCTCAGCTGAAAATCCTTATCCGAGTTCACCCGTCCGAATGCCCGAAGCGTTGGAAATGCTTAGAAGAACAATTCCCCCAACAAATATCTGTAGATTCTACTGGAACAATATTTGAGTTTTTAAACAAAACTAATCTTATCGTTTCATTCAAAAGTACTGTTTCGCTTGAAGCTCTCGCACTCAAGAAACCTATTATTTCCTATGCTCCTTCCTCTATCGATCCAAACAATATCTTTTACCCAAATAATGAGCCATCCAACTTATCTTTGCTTGTTACTGAACGTTCTGATCTCTTTAGTTATATTGATGCTATTGTTAGTAACGAGTATAAAACCATCTCTTTGCCAACACCGCCTAGCGCTTTGCAAACAGCAGATAGCATATGTGAAGGTTTCTCTAGCTGTACTTATTCTTCTGTTACCTATCTTGTGAGTTACATTACAGAGCATTTTCAGCCTTCACGCTTGTCTATTATTAACCGTATTCTTCTTTGCTATATATCTGTTCTTTGCTTTTTTTCGCATGTATTTTTGATTGTTCGTCGTCCTAAATCCTATCTTCTTTATGGTAGGTCAAAAATTGGCAGTAGGCTTAAACTTGCTGGGCTATCACCTGATAAGTCTAATCCCTTTTCTCTTATTCTTGCCTTTGTCACTAGAACCATTATTACTTGA
- a CDS encoding glycosyltransferase, with amino-acid sequence MERDLVSILLPIRDGKVEHFDASLNSIVNQTYSNLEIMILDNGASEKIKNHISWAKKLDRRIRVINVECCKNLAEVLNQGIKKANGTILMRQDADDISYPKRVETTLYYMHKDSDLEILGTRAEVIDEEGKKIGLMGKKRSKLGTYAALAIANPFIHSSIAVKKNVLNRNKYNENYTTAQDYELWSRIVKRDNSVIIEEKQIRYRISEDSITNKKRDDQIESHIKISNNTMKKRGYASWHISGLILMRQCLLRKKGKEKTNYINRIKYISQAIAYKCIDKIMFS; translated from the coding sequence ATGGAACGAGATCTAGTAAGTATACTATTGCCAATACGTGATGGCAAGGTAGAACATTTTGATGCGTCACTTAATAGTATAGTAAATCAGACTTATAGTAATCTTGAAATTATGATATTGGACAATGGTGCATCAGAGAAAATAAAAAATCATATATCATGGGCAAAAAAGCTTGATAGAAGAATAAGAGTAATTAATGTGGAATGCTGCAAAAACTTAGCTGAGGTCTTAAATCAAGGAATAAAAAAAGCCAATGGAACAATATTAATGCGTCAGGATGCGGACGACATAAGTTACCCGAAAAGAGTAGAAACAACATTGTATTACATGCATAAGGATAGTGACCTAGAAATATTAGGAACACGCGCTGAGGTGATAGACGAAGAGGGAAAAAAAATAGGCTTAATGGGAAAAAAAAGGTCAAAGTTGGGGACATACGCTGCACTAGCTATTGCTAATCCATTTATACACTCAAGCATCGCCGTTAAAAAAAATGTATTAAACAGGAACAAGTACAATGAGAATTACACAACGGCTCAGGATTATGAGCTATGGTCAAGAATAGTGAAAAGGGATAATTCAGTGATAATAGAAGAAAAGCAAATTAGATATCGTATATCAGAAGATTCAATCACAAATAAAAAGAGAGACGATCAGATAGAAAGCCATATAAAAATAAGCAATAACACAATGAAGAAAAGAGGATATGCAAGCTGGCATATAAGTGGTTTAATACTAATGAGACAATGTTTGCTGCGGAAAAAAGGAAAGGAAAAAACAAACTACATAAACAGAATAAAATACATCTCACAGGCAATAGCATACAAATGTATTGACAAGATCATGTTTTCCTAA
- a CDS encoding glycosyltransferase: MKIILFSNSDHHGGASLTALNLASALFEYFPKEFCGLYVSRRRYSKPFVYYFPFSRYLVYPYLRNKLAQYILSLMSYSNPHVQSLALFPSALKNIISQYYRPIVHLHWINGEFISISDLDGINSPVVWTLHDCWPFLGTEHHDFLSTTDRFYDVTHSMQAPSQLKGIDLSLWTWKRKLNVYRQLNLHVICPSNWMKAKAQRSLLLKDIPLHVIPNAVDTCTFSTFDRKDARTALNIHTNKKIIMLSCYGNSSSDLKGFSFVPEVIRLLALLDLPIQFLIVGSNSSIPLNTDNIISMGNIHDPRIMARCYQSSDLFLSLSKFENLPTVCIEAQSCGVPVFAFDVGGTRDTIADESTGFLASPYELTEIVSAIHQFLVYNTINGKLFSPVFCRNKTVKRFSFSSVANQHIELYRSIENTQL; encoded by the coding sequence ATGAAGATTATTCTTTTTTCTAATTCTGATCACCATGGAGGAGCTTCGCTTACAGCTCTTAATTTAGCTAGCGCACTTTTTGAATATTTCCCGAAGGAATTTTGCGGTTTATATGTAAGTCGAAGACGTTACTCTAAGCCCTTTGTTTATTATTTTCCGTTTTCCAGGTACCTTGTTTATCCTTATCTTCGCAATAAGTTAGCTCAGTATATTCTTTCTCTTATGTCTTATTCAAATCCTCATGTTCAGTCACTCGCCCTCTTTCCGTCAGCTTTAAAAAATATTATCTCCCAATACTATAGGCCAATTGTTCATTTGCACTGGATTAATGGTGAGTTTATTTCCATTTCTGATTTAGATGGTATCAACTCTCCTGTCGTTTGGACACTACACGATTGTTGGCCATTCTTGGGAACTGAACATCATGATTTTCTCTCTACTACAGATCGATTTTACGACGTTACTCATTCAATGCAAGCGCCCTCTCAGCTAAAAGGCATTGACTTATCTTTATGGACTTGGAAGCGTAAATTAAATGTTTATCGTCAATTAAATTTACACGTGATATGTCCCAGTAACTGGATGAAAGCAAAAGCTCAACGCTCTCTTCTTCTCAAAGATATTCCTCTTCATGTCATACCTAATGCAGTTGATACTTGTACTTTCTCTACTTTTGATCGTAAAGACGCTCGTACCGCTCTTAATATTCACACCAATAAAAAGATAATAATGTTATCTTGTTATGGTAATTCTTCTTCAGACCTTAAGGGTTTTTCTTTCGTTCCTGAAGTTATACGTTTACTTGCTCTTCTTGATCTTCCCATTCAGTTTCTGATTGTAGGCAGTAATTCTTCTATTCCTTTGAACACTGACAATATCATTTCAATGGGTAATATTCATGATCCACGTATTATGGCGAGGTGTTATCAAAGTTCAGACCTTTTCTTAAGTCTTTCTAAATTTGAGAACCTTCCTACCGTATGTATTGAGGCTCAATCATGTGGTGTCCCTGTGTTTGCCTTTGACGTAGGTGGTACTCGGGATACTATTGCAGATGAGTCAACTGGCTTTTTGGCCTCTCCTTATGAATTAACTGAGATCGTCTCTGCCATCCATCAATTTCTTGTCTATAACACTATTAATGGCAAGCTATTTTCTCCAGTTTTTTGCAGAAATAAGACCGTTAAACGCTTTAGCTTCTCTTCTGTTGCTAATCAGCATATCGAACTTTATCGCTCGATTGAAAACACCCAACTCTAA
- a CDS encoding HAD hydrolase-like protein: MQFDLRASIDNYDTFVFDFDGVIKDSVPAKSKAFSLLFSSYPSVLPRIVAHHLANGGISRDYKLPLYMSWCGIDPSDINVSTYTSSFSSIVSSLVINSPFVLGIYNYLEFLSSNSKRLYILSATPQQEIIDISLALQLTQYFSTKNIYGHPATKSSILQRLSLTSPVLFFGDSLSDFQSSIDSNVDFVFCSTNPSVTIPNNTPTISSFL; encoded by the coding sequence ATGCAATTTGATTTACGTGCCTCAATAGATAATTACGATACTTTTGTCTTTGACTTTGATGGTGTCATAAAGGATTCTGTTCCTGCAAAGTCAAAGGCTTTTTCTCTCCTTTTTTCATCATATCCTTCTGTTCTTCCTAGAATAGTTGCTCACCACCTTGCTAATGGTGGTATTTCTAGAGATTATAAATTACCACTTTATATGTCTTGGTGTGGCATTGATCCCTCTGACATCAATGTTTCGACCTATACTTCCAGCTTTTCATCGATTGTTTCATCACTAGTTATTAATTCTCCCTTTGTTTTAGGTATTTATAATTATCTTGAATTCTTATCTTCTAATTCGAAACGCTTGTACATCCTTTCTGCTACTCCACAGCAAGAGATCATAGATATTTCTTTGGCTCTTCAGCTAACACAATATTTTTCTACTAAAAATATCTACGGGCATCCCGCCACTAAGTCCTCCATTCTTCAAAGACTGTCACTTACTTCGCCAGTCTTATTTTTTGGTGATTCCTTGAGTGATTTCCAATCCTCAATTGATTCTAATGTTGATTTTGTTTTTTGTTCTACAAATCCATCGGTTACTATTCCTAATAATACACCTACTATTTCTTCCTTTTTATGA
- a CDS encoding HpcH/HpaI aldolase/citrate lyase family protein, with translation MKSPSLLRHKFQLGQHSVGTWMQISSPEIAEIFAANNLFDWVVVDDEHGCFNSSVLPSICRSIELHGKLPFIRLKDRTYKSARDVAEFGFSGFIVPMVESAKDLLNVFNAINYPPLGTRGVGFCRSNQYGINFNSSFKQDSPFLVSIIESALAVQNLDSILQFKHLDAIMVGPYDLSTSLSIPGEFDNPLFTSTLATIREKCRFYNVPFGQHIVSNDKNLLDEAIINGSKFIVYSMDSVMLSNPFQIP, from the coding sequence ATGAAATCCCCTTCTCTCCTTCGTCATAAATTTCAGCTTGGTCAGCATTCTGTTGGCACTTGGATGCAAATTTCTTCTCCCGAAATTGCTGAGATTTTTGCTGCTAATAATCTTTTTGACTGGGTTGTTGTTGATGATGAGCATGGATGTTTCAATTCTTCTGTTTTGCCATCTATTTGTCGTTCTATTGAATTGCATGGAAAGTTACCTTTTATTCGCCTGAAAGATCGAACCTACAAATCAGCGCGGGATGTTGCGGAATTCGGTTTTTCTGGTTTTATAGTGCCTATGGTTGAATCCGCTAAAGATCTACTCAATGTATTTAATGCGATAAATTACCCCCCTTTGGGTACGCGTGGTGTTGGTTTTTGTCGCTCTAATCAATATGGTATTAACTTCAATAGTTCCTTTAAGCAAGATTCTCCCTTCCTCGTTTCAATAATAGAAAGTGCTCTTGCTGTTCAAAACCTCGATTCAATTCTTCAATTTAAACACTTAGATGCGATTATGGTTGGTCCATATGACTTATCCACTTCATTGTCTATACCCGGCGAGTTCGATAACCCTTTATTTACTTCAACTCTTGCCACCATCAGAGAAAAGTGCCGTTTTTATAATGTTCCATTTGGTCAGCATATAGTCTCTAATGACAAAAATCTACTCGATGAGGCAATAATTAATGGCTCTAAATTTATAGTATATTCTATGGATTCTGTAATGCTTTCTAACCCTTTTCAGATTCCATAA
- a CDS encoding 3-deoxy-manno-octulosonate cytidylyltransferase → MTRKICIIPARMGSSRFPGKPLAQIKGKEMLYYVYNNCANAKIFDKIVIATPDKEILTYCSKENFDSIITSKKHERASDRCTEVIEKLEQEGESYDIITLVQGDEPLVDSETIKKITLRFEEEREKYCCANGIAAMNAEDFKNPNCIKVLTNTKKEAIYMSRVGIPYNGDDLTNVGKQICIIPFTPESLKKYSKLAPTPLEKVESIDMLRFIEYGYKVKMVDVETHSHPVDVPEDILKVEKIMESEKG, encoded by the coding sequence ATGACACGCAAGATTTGCATAATTCCAGCAAGAATGGGAAGCAGCCGATTTCCAGGCAAGCCATTGGCACAGATAAAAGGAAAAGAAATGCTATATTATGTTTATAATAACTGTGCAAATGCTAAAATATTTGATAAAATAGTAATTGCAACTCCTGACAAGGAAATACTAACTTATTGCAGTAAAGAAAATTTCGATTCAATAATCACATCAAAAAAACATGAACGCGCCTCGGACAGATGCACTGAGGTAATCGAAAAACTTGAACAGGAAGGCGAAAGCTATGACATAATAACTTTAGTGCAAGGTGATGAACCACTAGTAGATTCTGAAACGATAAAGAAAATAACCCTTAGATTTGAGGAAGAACGTGAGAAGTATTGCTGCGCAAATGGAATAGCAGCAATGAATGCTGAAGATTTCAAAAATCCAAATTGCATTAAAGTACTAACAAATACCAAAAAAGAAGCAATTTACATGTCAAGAGTAGGTATACCATATAATGGTGATGATTTAACAAATGTCGGTAAACAGATATGTATAATACCATTTACACCAGAAAGCTTAAAAAAATATAGCAAACTAGCGCCAACGCCTCTTGAAAAGGTTGAATCAATAGATATGCTGCGATTTATAGAATATGGATATAAGGTCAAAATGGTCGATGTAGAAACCCACTCACACCCTGTTGACGTACCAGAAGATATCCTAAAAGTAGAAAAGATTATGGAATCTGAAAAGGGTTAG
- a CDS encoding class I SAM-dependent methyltransferase, whose amino-acid sequence MQNSDNDLKRKIKEEEIRPQEIFDEYIRLSKKDCKNFFPQRLTTEANCPAGCESNNRHFCKKEQFYYKKCTTCGSIYANLNADEKCFQEFYTEGESTKYWADVFYKKTESKREELLWKPKLERIIETFKLREKRSKTILVDIGGGFGTFAKLASSQFFGKEFTLVVEPNPKLAAECRRKEISVINKFTNEMDKQDLPQGQKLFTSFELLEHLTSPKAFLESINNLMNKGDMLYLTTLSGEGIDINELKENSKAITPPHHINFLSPNGAEKILREIGFRNIETITPGKLDVNIMEKQADKICNETLRKIITRSDKESKEALQRLIVSSKVSSHMHIFCEK is encoded by the coding sequence GTGCAAAACTCGGACAACGATCTAAAACGTAAAATAAAAGAGGAGGAAATAAGACCTCAAGAAATATTCGATGAATACATTAGGTTATCGAAAAAAGATTGCAAAAATTTTTTCCCGCAACGTTTGACTACTGAAGCTAATTGCCCAGCTGGATGCGAGTCAAACAACAGGCACTTCTGCAAGAAAGAACAGTTTTACTACAAGAAATGCACGACATGTGGAAGCATATATGCAAATCTCAATGCGGATGAAAAATGTTTCCAGGAATTCTACACTGAGGGAGAATCAACAAAGTATTGGGCAGATGTATTTTATAAGAAAACAGAATCTAAGAGGGAAGAACTGCTCTGGAAACCAAAACTAGAAAGGATAATAGAGACTTTTAAATTAAGGGAGAAAAGGAGCAAGACAATACTTGTCGACATAGGTGGAGGATTTGGCACGTTTGCAAAATTAGCTTCAAGTCAATTTTTCGGCAAAGAATTTACTTTAGTCGTAGAGCCGAATCCTAAACTTGCGGCTGAATGCAGAAGAAAAGAAATAAGCGTTATCAATAAATTTACAAATGAAATGGACAAGCAAGACTTACCACAGGGACAAAAATTGTTTACATCGTTTGAGCTATTGGAGCACTTGACATCACCGAAAGCCTTTCTAGAGTCAATAAATAATCTTATGAACAAAGGAGATATGCTATACCTTACAACCTTATCGGGGGAAGGAATTGACATCAACGAGTTAAAAGAGAATTCAAAAGCAATAACACCACCTCATCATATAAATTTCTTAAGCCCAAACGGAGCCGAGAAAATTCTTAGGGAGATAGGATTTAGAAATATAGAAACAATTACGCCGGGCAAGCTTGATGTAAATATAATGGAAAAACAAGCAGACAAAATTTGCAACGAGACCTTGAGAAAAATCATTACAAGAAGCGACAAAGAGTCAAAAGAAGCTCTTCAGAGGTTGATTGTTAGTAGTAAAGTAAGTTCACACATGCACATATTCTGCGAAAAATGA